From Serratia fonticola:
TGTGGGGTTACAGCTTGATGAAGACTAGCCTGGCTGTACGCAATAGCGTTGCTGGCGGGAGTCATGCAGAACGCCGACACGCCGTGAACCCATCCATGGGGGCTCGCAATCGCGCATCCGTGCGCTCAACGGTCGGCTAACCTGCATGACTCCCGCCAGCCTCAACCTTCAGTGTCGCGGTATTTAAACCCCAGCTAATACGGAGTTGAGGTCTAGCTAGGAGGCTAAATAGTGGCACATTCGGTTCCCTCTCCCTGTGGGAGAGGGTTAGGGTGAGGGGTCAGGTCACCGGTGCCGGGTTAAATACCGCCAACGCGTTGAACAAACCCCATCGATCTGACCAGGTTTGCTTGCGGCCGCTGGCGATATCCAGGATCAGCTCAAACAGTTGCCAACCCACCTGCTCAATGGTCGCCTCCCCGGTGGCGATAGTGCCAGCGTTGATATCGATCAGATCGTGCCAGCGTTCAGCCAGCGCGCTGCGCGTTGCCATTTTGATCACCGGCACGGCAGTCAGGCCGTAAGGGGTTCCCCGGCCGGTAGTGAACACTTGCACCGTAATGCCGGAAGCCAACTGCTGCGTGCCGCAAACAAAGTCGCTGGCGGGGGTGGCGGCATAAATAAGCCCACGTTTGCTGGGGCGTTGACCAGGGGAGAGCACTTCGACAATCGCGCTACTGCCAGATTTGGCAATTGAGCCTAATGCCTTTTCTACCACGTTGGCCAAACCGCCTTTCTTGTTGCCGGGTGAAGGGTTGGCGCTGCGATCGGTTTGCCCTTGGTTGAGGTAATCGTCATACCAGGCCATCTCCTCCAGTAAGCGCTTGCCAACGTGTTGATCGGCGACCCGTGGGGTTAACAGGTGGATGGCATCACGCACTTCGGTGACTTCTGAGAACATCACGGTGGCCCCGCAGCGTACCAGCAGGTCGGAAGCAAAACCCACCGCCGGGTTGGCCGTCACCCCGGAAAAGGCATCGCTACCGCCACATTGCATCCCCACCACCAGCTCTGAGGCCGGCACGGTTTCCCGCTGGCGACGGTTCAGGCGTTGCAGGTGCTGCTCTGCAACGGCCAGAATATCGGCCACCATGGCCTGAAACCCAACGTGCTTCTCATCCTGCAGGCGCACAATCCGGTTTTCATCCACGGTAATGGGTTGGACATCTGGGGTTCCCTGCAGCAGGCGTTCCGGCTGCAACTTTTCGCAGCCGAGTCCCACCACCAACACTTCGCCGCCAAAGTTCGGGTTGAGCGCCAGATTATGTAGGGTGCGGATAGGGACCACCGCGGCGGGAGCATTGATAGCGACGCCGCAGCCATAGAGATGATTCAGACCCACCACTCCGTCGACGTTGGGGTATTTCGCCAGCAGGTCGCGCTCAATGATTTTCACCACATAATCCACCACACCGGCCACGCAGTGCACGCTGGTGGTGATGGCCAACAGGTTCTTGCTGCCAACGCTGCCGTCGGCATTACGGTAGCCTTCAAAGGTATAACCTTCCAGAGGCGGTAATGCCTGGGGCACATTGTTGGCTAGTGGCAAGCTGGCCAACTCGGGCGCCGGGGGAAGCAGCACCAGCGATTCATCAATCCAACTGCCACGGCGAATATCCCGTGCGGCAAAGCCAATCACTTCGCCATAGCGCAAAATAGTGCCGTTTTGAGGAATATCTTGCAGCGCAACTTTATGCCCTTGGGGAATATGTTCCAATAATGTCAGACCGCAAGGGAAGCTTGCCCCTTTAGGCAGCCCATGATCATTAACCACAATGGCGACGTTATCTTGCCTATGAACCTGAATATAGCGCGGTAATGCTTTAATACTGCCAACTGCATATTCTGACATAGTGAAACCTCACGTACTCTGATTTATGTACGCCGTGGGTAATAATCGAAAGACTGGCTCAGCAAAAAGCATAACATTCGCTATTGTGTCGGGCATTATGCAAATGACCTAGATTTGGCGTTTTCCAGAGGTCAATCTTTGGCATTGTGCTAATCCGCTGTGAGATAGCTCACGCAACCGCGGGAACCGTGAACCAGCCCGCGCCCGATTGGGCATACGCCATAAATAAGCCGCCATATTAGCCCTGTTATTGGGTTATTTGCCCGATGAGTCCCGGCAGTCGGTTCCCTATACTTTTCTCCACCAAGCGTTAATGCGTTTAAAAATTGCCGATGCCGTATTAATCGAACTGCTCAAAAAAGGCTGCAATTTAATTTAAACCTTTCGTTCTGAGATATTTTTAGCGGTTTTTCAGGATGAATATAGTAATGCAGGAGAGCACCATGTCTACTATCAGCGCTGCCAACAGTGCCATCAAGCGAACCAATAAGCGCTACTGGATCGTGGTAATGCTGTTTATCGTCACCTCATTTAACTATGGCGATCGTGCCACGCTTTCTATTGCCGGTACCGCAATGGCTCAGGATATTGGCCTCGATCCGGTTGGAATGGGTTATATCTTTTCGGCGTTTTCCTGGGCCTATGTAATTGGCCAGATCCCCGGTGGCTGGTTACTGGATCGCTTCGGCTCCAAACGGGTCTACTTCTGGAGCATCTTCATCTGGTCGCTGTTTACCTTGCTGCAAGGCTTCGTGGATATCTTCAGCGGTTTTGGCATCGTGATAGCGCTGTTTGCGCTGCGCTTCCTGGTCGGCCTGGCAGAAGCACCGTCATTCCCCGGTAACAGCCGGATTGTCGCCGCCTGGTTCCCTGCCCATGAACGTGGCACAGCGGTATCGATCTTCAACTCGGCCCAATACTTTGCCACGGTGATCTTCGCACCGATCATGGGCTGGCTGACGCATGCCGTTGGCTGGTCGCACGTGTTCTTCTTTATGGGTGGGCTGGGCATCATCCTGAGCTTTGTCTGGCTTAAGGTGCTGCACAATCCCAAAGACCACCCCAGCATCAATCAGGCCGAACTGGACTATATCGAAGCCGGCGGTGCCTTGATCAATATGGATCAGAAACAGGCCACACAGGTGAAGGTCAAAGGCGAGAAGTGGTTCCAGATCAAGCAGCTGCTGCAATCACGCATGATGATTGGCGTCTATATCGGCCAGTACTGCATCAATGCGCTGACCTATTTCTTTATCACCTGGTTCCCGGTGTATCTGGTGCAGGCGCGGGGGATGTCGATCCTCAAGGCTGGCTTTGTCGCCTCGGTTCCGGCCATTTGTGGTTTTGTCGGTGGGGTGCTCGGCGGCGTGATTTCCGACTACCTGATGCGCCGTACCCAGTCGCTGACCTTCGCCCGTAAAACGCCGATCGTGCTGGGCATGCTGTTGTCGATGTCGATGATCTTCTGCAACTACGTTGAAACCGAGTGGATGGTGGTGGGCATCATGGCCGCCGCGTTCTTCGGCAAGGGGCTGGGCGCGCTGGGGTGGGCAGTGATGGCAGATACCGCCCCCAAAGAGATCAGCGGCCTGAGCGGTGGCCTGTTCAATATGTTCGGCAATATCTCCGGCATCGTCACGCCGATCGCCATCGGCTACATCATTGGTACCACCGGATCGTTTAACGGCGCGCTGGTCTACGTCGGGATCCATGCGCTGTTGGCGGTGGCCAGCTACCTGTTCATCGTGGGGGATATCAAGCGTATCGAACTGAAACCGATGGCCAAGGCCAGCAGGCAGTGACACGGCGGCGAGTTTGGCAATTGAACCCAAAATTTTGAGGACATCTCTATGACTACAGCACCAAAAATTACTGCCATGCAGGTTGTACCGGTGGCCGGTTACGACAGCATGCTGCTCAATCTCAGCGGCGCTCACGCCCCATTCTTCACCCGTAATATCGTGATCTTGCAGGATAACGCCGGTAACACCGGGCTAGGGGAGATCCCAGGAGGCGAGAAAATCCGCCAGACCCTGGAAGAGGCTCAGTCCCTGGTGGTTGGCAAAACCCTGGGGGAATACAAGAACGTGATGAACCGGGTGCGCGAACGCTTTGCCGATCGGGATGCCAGCGGGCGCGGCCTACAAACCTTCGATTTGCGTACCACCATCCACGTGGTGACCGGCATTGAAGCGGCGATGCTGGATCTGCTGGGGCAATTCCTTGATGTGCCGGTAGCTGCCCTGTTAGGGGATGGGCAGCAGCGTGACTCGGTGGAAATGCTGGGTTATCTGTTTTATGTCGGCGATCGCAACAAAACGCCGCTGCCTTACCAGAGCCAGCCGGATGATGCCTGCGACTGGTATCGCCTGCGTCATGAACAAGCGCTGACGCCGCAAAGTATTGTGCGGTTGGCGGAAGCGGCTTTTGATAAGTACGGCTTCAACGATTTCAAGTTAAAGGGCGGCGTATTGGCGGGCAGTGAAGAGGCCGAAGCCGTCACGGCGTTGGCGCAGCGTTTTCCTCAGGCACGTATTACGCTCGATCCCAACGGCGCCTGGTCGCTGAAGGAGGCGATCGTGCTCGGCAAACAGCTGCGTAACGTGCTGGCCTATGCCGAAGATCCTTGCGGGGCAGAGCAGGGCTTCTCCGGGCGGGAAGTGATGGCGGAGTTCCGCCGTGCCACTGGCCTACCTACCGCGACCAATATGATCGCCACGGATTGGCGGCAGATGGGGCACACGCTGCAGTTGCAGTCGGTGGATATCCCATTGGCGGATCCTCATTTCTGGACCATGCAGGGATCGGTGCGCGTTGCGCAGATGTGCCATGAGTTCGGCCTGACCTGGGGCTCACACTCCAATAACCACTTCGATATCTCGTTGGCGATGTTCACCCATGTGGCCGCGGCGGCACCGGGCAACATTGCGGCGATCGACACCCATTGGATCTGGCAGGAGGGCAACCAACGGCTGACGCGGGAACCGCTGCAGATTGTCGGTGGCCGCGTACAGGTTCCACAACGGCCAGGATTGGGGATCGAGCTGGATCGGGATCGTTTGATGCAGGGCCATGAGCTTTACCAGAAACACGGGCTTGGAGCACGCGACGACGCGCAGGGTATGCAGTACCTCATCCCTGGCTGGATCTTTGATAACAAACGCCCGTGCCTGGTGCGTTAATCCGTCTACAGAGGAAATTTCATGAAGAGCTGCCATAACCTTTTTCGCCAATCGTTGCTCGCGGGCGAAACCCTGATCGGCTGCTGGTCTGCGCTTGCCAACCCGATCTCCACCGAAGTCTTGGGGCTGGCCGGTTTTGACTGGCTGGTGCTGGATGGCGAGCATGCGCCGAATGACATTGGCACTTTCGTGCCACAACTGATGGCGCTGAAGGGCAGCCCTAGCGCCGCAGTGGTACGCCCGCCCTGCAACGAACCGGTGATTATCAAACGCCTGCTGGATATCGGTTTCTATAACTTTCTGATCCCGTTTGTGGAAAGTGCCGAGCAGGCACAACAGGCGGTAGCGTCGACGCGTTATCCCCCTGCGGGGATCCGTGGGGTCTCTGTGTCACACCGCAGCAACGGTTACGGCACCGTGCCGGACTATTTCGCCCAGATCAACCAGCAGATTGCGGTGCTGGTGCAGATCGAAAGCCAGCAGGGGGTCGATAACCTGGATGCGATAGCTGGCGTTGAGGGCGTTGACGGCATCTTTGTCGGGCCGGGGGATCTTTCCGCCGCTTTGGGATATCTCGGCCAGCCTAATCACCCGGAGGTGCAGGCGGTGATCCGTCATATTTTCGAGCGTGCCAGCGCGCACGGTAAAGCCAGTGGCATTTTGGCACCGGCTGAGGCTGATGCTCGCCGTTATCTGGAATGGGGAGCCAGGTTCGTGGCCGTTGGCAGCGATCTTGGTGTATTCCGCACGGCCACGCAGGCCTTGTGCGATCGGTTTAAACAGGGTGTTGAATAAGGAGTACAGGATGAAAATTGGATTTATTGGCTTGGGGATTATGGGGAAACCCATGAGTAAAAACCTGCTGCAGGCGGGTTATTCGCTGGTGGTGATGGACCGCAATGCCGAAGCGGTGGCTGAACTGGCCGCACTGGGTGCCGATGTTGCCGCCACGCCAAAGGCGGTGGCCGCACTGAGTGATATCGTGATCACCATGTTGCCTAACTCACCGCAGGTGCGGGAAGTGGCATTGGGAGAAAATGGCCTGATTGAGGGAGCCAAAGCGGGGACCGTGCTGATAGACATGAGCTCTATTGCTCCATTGGCAAGCCGTGAAATCAGCGAAGCACTGGCTACCAAACAGATTGCCATGCTGGATGCACCGGTGAGCGGCGGTGAACCTAAGGCGATCGATGCCACATTGTCGGTGATGGTGGGCGGCGATAAAGAGGTGTTTGATCGCTGTTTTGAAGTGATGAAAACCATGGCCGGTTCGGTGGTGCATACCGGTGATATTGGCGCTGGCAACGTCACCAAGCTGGCGAATCAGGTGATCGTGGCACTCAATATAGCGGCCATGTCCGAGGCGCTGGTGTTGGCGACCAAGGCCGGGGTTAATCCAGATTTGGTTTTCCAGGCGATCCGCGGTGGGCTGGCGGGCAGCACGGTGTTGGAAGCCAAGGCACCGATGGTGATGGATCGCAATTTCAAACCGGGTTTCCGCATTGACTTGCACATCAAGGATCTGGCCAACGCGCTGGATACCTCCCATGGCGTGGGGGCACAGCTACCACTGACCGCTGCGGTGATGGAAATGATGCAGGCTCTGCGCGCCGATGGTCTGGGCAATGCCGATCACAGCGCACTGGCGTGTTATTACGAAAAGTTGGCCAAGGCAGAAGTCACCCGATAGCGGCATAAATCACTGGGGCTGCAGGTCGCGGCCCTTACTGCTCGGAAGCTGACAGTAAGAACCTATCCCAGCAGGCGTTATTGGAGCAGGCAGTTTGAACGCGAACAGCGCAGAGAAACCGGAGTGTACACGTAGTACGTGATGATTTCGAGCACTGCCCAGGTTCAAAATGGCCAGTAAAACTGCCCTAATGGGATAGGCTCTAAATGAAAATAGTGATTCACCCCTACACATTCAGCAATATAGCCACTTCGTCATCAATCTTGAGCTCAGTTCGGCTTGGTTGAATAAATCGAATGTAGATTAACCATCCGCTTGTCAGTCTCTTGCCTGCCAATTCTTACACTTTCTGGCATGCCTGCACGCGTTATTTTGTTTAAGGCACGGAGCATGGCCATAGCCTCTTCGACTTGGGCATCGTAATCCCGCCGTGTCAGATGACTACCGAACAGTTGTTTTACATGATATATCGCCGTGTCGGCCACCGAACGCCGGTTGTAAGCCATGTTCCATTTCCCGTAGGCGTTGTTCCTCGTGAGTCGTTGTCTCGTTACTTAAACGGGATGCTGAAGGATTAAGCACACCTGATGACACAAAAATAATCCGGGCCGCGGAATGAAAGCTTCATTAAGATAAAAATGATGTCAGGATCCCTGAGCGGCCCGCAGCGTCAGACAAAACATACGTTTGGGCATCAGTATAGTGGGAATAGCCAACTCAGAGTAGCGTTTAGGGCGTCCCCGTGAGGATGTTGTCAGGCCTGAATAACCGACTCATCAAGCCACAATGTCAGTGAACCCGATTGATAAGCGTCTTGTTGTAGACAGTCCAGTGGGTAATTTTGAATTTTTTGCCACGGGATACAGGATATCGTCAGGAATGTGGTGTTCTGCTCCAGATTTCGACCAAAAGTAAAATTTACTCAACAAAACCAGTTCGCTGTATAACATAGAAGAAAATGATTGGGTTGGTGAAGTATGTGTCAAGCGCTTAACAAAGGGATTGGGGATATTTCCTATTCAAGCAAAAATATTAGCAAAATAGAAATAATATTCACTGCATATAAAACGCGCTTGAAGTAGCTATAAATAGTCTTTTTTAAACCATCCCGCCCCTTGATAACCTGAATCTTGTCATCCATTACATCAGAGTACTTACTCATCAGAGATATGCCTGGATCTGTTGGGGGAACCGGGCCCATTCCTGATAAATGTGATTGAATCGAGCCAGTGAACTTAACCGCCTGATGTATACTATAACCAATGCGTGGTTGATTTTTGATTATTCTGCTTGGCTTTTGAGTGTCCTTCATCAAGACTCTAAGCGATAAAATCAATTGTCGCAACTTATTGCTGGTAAGGCTTTTGCCATTAGAGCCATTAGATTGCAAAATAGAGTTTCTCACTACCTGTCCTGGTGCAGATAGAAGCGCAAGCAATAGATGTGACTCCATTGGTTTCAAGTGGTGTCTGGTATGTAGTTCGTAAGCAGCACTTTCTGAATTATATGAATAAAAAAGTAAATCCTCTGGGGTTGAAGCTAAATATACAGCGATGAATCCATTAAGTAAACTTATGGAAAATTGACTGTTTTTATTATGGGCTATCATCATTAACACCTTGCAAAAGAAAGTTACCTTGAAGCCTTATAGATAAGATAAATAGTTTCACATAAGGTTACATTTATCAAACAAATAATTGAATTTGATTGTGATCGAATTATCATAAATTCAATTTAATTTTTTCTAAAAAACCATGTTCATCCAGATAGAGAACACGAGGACGTAGTTGGCTCACTTTGGCATTACTTAATGTTTTAATATTATGTATGCAACCAGATTAAATCTGGATGAAATTTATTAAAAATGACCTATCGATGATTAATGTATCATATCAAGATAATATCTTGATGTTATTTTTGTTTCTATCTTATTGTTTTTTCTGGGTTTTTATTTTTGTTTTAATTTAACAATAAATCCAACGGTTATCAATAGTTGGTAATGTTGATTATGCATAAAATTAATAGAGATAGACGCATTGCTCGCCAAAATCCGTGGCGCTATAGTCTTCTTGTCCAAGATGTGGTGATGAAGAAACAGCTATCATTTCTGGATTAGTAAATAGGGAAGGTACAGTTAAGTGCAAAGGAAGATAGATACAAGGAAAATCAGGTTGTATCGACTTGCTTTCCACAACTGATATAAAGGTCCATAACACTACATAAAAAATAAGGAATACGACTATGACAATGTCATTAAACAACGTCTTTTTGATGGGATGTATCAAACTTCAGCAAGCGAAAGAATCCTTCCGCGCTATCGTTACCAGTGAAAAAGGGGTGACTGCAATTGAATACGCAGTTGTTATCGCGGGTGTAGCCGCGGTTGTGATGGTTATTTTCGGAAGAGAGGGGCCTGTAAACGAGATGCTGACGAACACCTTCAACACCCTGGAAGAACGTATCAATGACACATTACAGGAAACCGCCCCTGAGTCTGGTGGTGGTGAATAACCTAAGTCAGGTGTATCCAGGCACCATATTTAAATCTGTAAGTTAAACCGCAAAGCGTTGAATGCGGTGGTTCAACGCTTTTTAAAAATCCGGAAGTGAAATTCCGTGCGGTAGCCATGCCCAAAGAATACCCACCCATTAACGGCTTTTATGATAATGATACCAAGGTGGCTATGCACTTCTATTTGAGGTTAGGAACGTCAAGATGAAGAGAAATGCGTTAATTATTTATATTATCATGACTATCGCTGGAGTCATTGGCCTTTTCCTTATATTAAGTAAACCTGCACCTCAAGTTGTTAAACCCCCAATGGCAAACACTCCAGCGGCTCCAGTGCTAAAAGAAGAAAGCATCACTGTCGCTATGGCTTTAAAAAACGTTCCAGCCAATACCATACTGACCACGGATGATTATCGTCTGCAGACGCTTAAAATCGTTAAAGGGAGCGATGAAAAACAACAGTTTTCAATAGGGAATAAATCGTTAGACACTTACGCCATAAACACATCAGTGGTTGAAGGTGCTCTGATCCCTACATCTGCGTTAGTTGAACCAGGTTCTCAGTCCTATCTTTCAATGTTTTTGCGGCCGGGCAATGTGCTTTATACCTTCAAGATATCTCAAAATGATAACTATCTTTTCGACAATATTCAGGTTGGCCAAGGTATCGATATTTACTTGGTATACAATAAAAAAATACTGAACGACGGCACTGAAGGGATCGTTTCACCTGGTACCTCAATTCAGAATACCCGGCTTAAACCCTTGATAAAAGACAGGCGAGTACTTGCTCTTCGGCCTGCCACAACGGTTAAGAAAAATGGCGTTCCTGACCTGGATAATGGTAGCCAACTAATTGCTGAACTCAAAGATAAGGATGTCAAGCTGTTGAAGGGATTAGAAGAAAAGGCGAAACTTGTTATATTCCCTGCGTCAAAAAAAGAGTATGAATTTGGTGAAATATCTACCCTTCCTGATAGTGAAGCGATGTGGCCAGTTTCTGAAGATGTCATTTTTGATAATGAAAAAAAGGAATTAGAACTCGAGGCGTCTGTCAACCAGTTGCGTGGTTAATGTAACGTATCAACCAAAGCAATATTGATACCATAAATATTGTGGAATCGATTCAGACTGTTATTTAAGGATAAAAATCATGGGTAAAATGCTTTTGCGCGCCTTCATCTTCAGCATAGGCGCTCTTCGTGCTCTCTTCTGCTCGTCGTCTATGGTAGCGTTATTGCTTTTTTCATTCAGCAATGCAGCCTTGGCTAATTCTATTTATCTGAAATATGGTCAGTCAAAAAATATTAGTGTTAATGGTGTGCTAGATACGGTATTTATCTCTAATCCTAGAGTGGCAGACTACAAGGTGATTAATGATAAAAATATCGTTTTATATGCTAAAAATACCGGAAATTCTGAGCTGGTAGTTTATGGTAAAAAACAAAAAATATTACTTAAACTAAATGTTAGCGTAGATCCATTCTTAGGTGATCTTAATCAAAAAGTTAGCAAGAAATTTCCAGGAAATAACATTGAGATAACTCGTTTTGTCGGTGATGCTAATGCCGAAAAAGTAACATACATCATTAGTGGGACAGTTACTGACGAAGAGAGTATGGATGCAATTTATCGTCTGGTTGGCAGTACGGTCAATAATAACTCAAAAGCTGAAGAGCGTGAGCTCAAAATAAATGATAATCTAAATAAAAAAGAAATCAGCTTTATGAATAGTATGAAGTATGAGAATGTCATAAACCGTATGCAACTAGCTAGTACTAATCAGGTGAATGTACAATTGACGGTTGTGGAAGTCAGTAAGAGTTTTACAGACGCGTTGGGCATTGACTGGAGCAGCCTTACGCTAGACAGTATTGTAAATGGAGGAAGCAGTGCAAACGGTCCAGGCATTTTTAGCTTGATTGGCTTTAAAGGGGGATTTGATGCCAAAAATATCAGTACTACGATTAATGCCATCCGTAATGATTCAGTTGCCAGAGTCATGGCTCAGCCAAATCTGACCGTATTGTCTGGTGAAACCGCAGACTTTTTGGTCGGCGGAGAAATCCCCATTCTCACTAAAAATGAAGAAAATAATGGTTCCACGGTGACCTATAAAGAGTATGGAATACGGCTGAGCATTGCTGCAAAAGTAGAGAAAAAAAAGAAAATCAAACTTTTTTTGTCTAATGAGATCAGCAGTGTCTCCGGTTCTTATTCTTATAATGCCTACAATATACCTACCTTGGTGACTCGCCGCTCAAGTTCAACAATTGAACTGGCCGATGGTGATAGTTTTGTTATTGGTGGATTGCTAAGTGAAAGTGATAAAGAGTCGTTGAGCAAAGTTCCCCTGGTCGGCGATATTCCTATCCTTGGCGCGCTGGCAAGTAATGCAGGCACGCAGCGTGAAAAAACTGAACTGGTAATATTTGCCACCGTGAATCTGGTTAAACCAGTGGCATCAAATCGGGAAATAAATTTGCCGCAGTATCGGAAAACAAACAATTACAAACTGTTTTTTAATGTCGGAGTAGATAAGTCGATAAGAGAAGAACGGTTATCGAAAAATACCGATAATTTTCTTGAGCGTGGCGGATTTTCGAAATAGTACGATGATATATCAGGGAGGTTAAAATGAAATTATTCAGCGATGATAACGTTGAGCAAAAAGAAAGTAGTATTGTCAGTGCTGAGACAAGAAACAAAACGGTTATTATATCTCCCAGAGTGAGAGTGCTAGACGATATACATAGCTCGCTGCTCATGTATGATATTGATGATACAGAAACCATTAAGCAGAACTTTTTGAACATTGCAGATGTTTCGATTGCCCAAGGGGTGGATATCATTATTGCAGATATCGCGGATTGCAGTGATTTAATAAACATTAAACAAGTGATTAGCGTCTTGGTTCCTGTTAACACGCGCTGTATATTATTGGGGGAAAATGACTCCATAGCATTTGGCAAGGAAATTAACAAGTTAGGTGTGGATTACCTTCACTTGACAAGCCAATTGCAAGAGTTACCTGAGTTGGTGCTGGAGAAATCCAGCAACACGCTAATGCGCGGAACCATTATCTTCAGCGTTTTAGGATGCAAAGGTGGTAGTGGAACCTCCTCATTTTGCTATGATTTACTGCAAACAGCAGGAAAGATGAGCACTATTCCATTATTGATGGTTCAAGGGGCCTCCGGGAGCTTGGATCTGGATCTATTGCTGGGAAGAGCAATACCTAAAGATGGGTCTATTGTACCGTTTGACAAAAATATTAGTGTCAAAATGGAGAGCAAAGATAACCCATGGTCGTTTGAAGATCAGAACTTCAACCGTTTCAACATGGTGTTCATTGATAACCCAGTATATAATTGCTCACAAGATAAACTGGATTATATGCTGAAGCGTTCTTACAATTTGTTGCTGATCATAACTCGTGATTTGTCCTCTTTGCGGGTTGCTAAAACTATCATTGATGATGTTTCGCGTCGTTCGGTGCCTGGAAATATAAACCGTGCTACCAGAATCTTCATTTGCCTAAATGATTATAGGCCATCAATAAAAAAACAGCTCACTAATGATGACATCGAAGAATATTTAGGTCAAAAAATTGATGCTGTACGTTCTTATCAACAAGACTCTAAAATCAATAACAATGATGACAGCTTGTCAGTTTTTGCCTCGATGTTATTGGGAAAAAAAATAATCAAGAAAAAGTCAAGCCCGAAAGATTTTCTTGGAAAATTTCTCTCAAAAAAATAGACTGGAATGTAAGTCTTTATGGCAATTTGGGATCGTTAACACTCTATTTTAGTCTAAATTTGAA
This genomic window contains:
- the garD gene encoding galactarate dehydratase, coding for MSEYAVGSIKALPRYIQVHRQDNVAIVVNDHGLPKGASFPCGLTLLEHIPQGHKVALQDIPQNGTILRYGEVIGFAARDIRRGSWIDESLVLLPPAPELASLPLANNVPQALPPLEGYTFEGYRNADGSVGSKNLLAITTSVHCVAGVVDYVVKIIERDLLAKYPNVDGVVGLNHLYGCGVAINAPAAVVPIRTLHNLALNPNFGGEVLVVGLGCEKLQPERLLQGTPDVQPITVDENRIVRLQDEKHVGFQAMVADILAVAEQHLQRLNRRQRETVPASELVVGMQCGGSDAFSGVTANPAVGFASDLLVRCGATVMFSEVTEVRDAIHLLTPRVADQHVGKRLLEEMAWYDDYLNQGQTDRSANPSPGNKKGGLANVVEKALGSIAKSGSSAIVEVLSPGQRPSKRGLIYAATPASDFVCGTQQLASGITVQVFTTGRGTPYGLTAVPVIKMATRSALAERWHDLIDINAGTIATGEATIEQVGWQLFELILDIASGRKQTWSDRWGLFNALAVFNPAPVT
- a CDS encoding MFS transporter is translated as MSTISAANSAIKRTNKRYWIVVMLFIVTSFNYGDRATLSIAGTAMAQDIGLDPVGMGYIFSAFSWAYVIGQIPGGWLLDRFGSKRVYFWSIFIWSLFTLLQGFVDIFSGFGIVIALFALRFLVGLAEAPSFPGNSRIVAAWFPAHERGTAVSIFNSAQYFATVIFAPIMGWLTHAVGWSHVFFFMGGLGIILSFVWLKVLHNPKDHPSINQAELDYIEAGGALINMDQKQATQVKVKGEKWFQIKQLLQSRMMIGVYIGQYCINALTYFFITWFPVYLVQARGMSILKAGFVASVPAICGFVGGVLGGVISDYLMRRTQSLTFARKTPIVLGMLLSMSMIFCNYVETEWMVVGIMAAAFFGKGLGALGWAVMADTAPKEISGLSGGLFNMFGNISGIVTPIAIGYIIGTTGSFNGALVYVGIHALLAVASYLFIVGDIKRIELKPMAKASRQ
- the gudD gene encoding glucarate dehydratase; translation: MTTAPKITAMQVVPVAGYDSMLLNLSGAHAPFFTRNIVILQDNAGNTGLGEIPGGEKIRQTLEEAQSLVVGKTLGEYKNVMNRVRERFADRDASGRGLQTFDLRTTIHVVTGIEAAMLDLLGQFLDVPVAALLGDGQQRDSVEMLGYLFYVGDRNKTPLPYQSQPDDACDWYRLRHEQALTPQSIVRLAEAAFDKYGFNDFKLKGGVLAGSEEAEAVTALAQRFPQARITLDPNGAWSLKEAIVLGKQLRNVLAYAEDPCGAEQGFSGREVMAEFRRATGLPTATNMIATDWRQMGHTLQLQSVDIPLADPHFWTMQGSVRVAQMCHEFGLTWGSHSNNHFDISLAMFTHVAAAAPGNIAAIDTHWIWQEGNQRLTREPLQIVGGRVQVPQRPGLGIELDRDRLMQGHELYQKHGLGARDDAQGMQYLIPGWIFDNKRPCLVR
- the garL gene encoding 2-dehydro-3-deoxyglucarate aldolase — translated: MKSCHNLFRQSLLAGETLIGCWSALANPISTEVLGLAGFDWLVLDGEHAPNDIGTFVPQLMALKGSPSAAVVRPPCNEPVIIKRLLDIGFYNFLIPFVESAEQAQQAVASTRYPPAGIRGVSVSHRSNGYGTVPDYFAQINQQIAVLVQIESQQGVDNLDAIAGVEGVDGIFVGPGDLSAALGYLGQPNHPEVQAVIRHIFERASAHGKASGILAPAEADARRYLEWGARFVAVGSDLGVFRTATQALCDRFKQGVE
- the garR gene encoding 2-hydroxy-3-oxopropionate reductase, encoding MKIGFIGLGIMGKPMSKNLLQAGYSLVVMDRNAEAVAELAALGADVAATPKAVAALSDIVITMLPNSPQVREVALGENGLIEGAKAGTVLIDMSSIAPLASREISEALATKQIAMLDAPVSGGEPKAIDATLSVMVGGDKEVFDRCFEVMKTMAGSVVHTGDIGAGNVTKLANQVIVALNIAAMSEALVLATKAGVNPDLVFQAIRGGLAGSTVLEAKAPMVMDRNFKPGFRIDLHIKDLANALDTSHGVGAQLPLTAAVMEMMQALRADGLGNADHSALACYYEKLAKAEVTR
- a CDS encoding winged helix-turn-helix domain-containing protein; translation: MMIAHNKNSQFSISLLNGFIAVYLASTPEDLLFYSYNSESAAYELHTRHHLKPMESHLLLALLSAPGQVVRNSILQSNGSNGKSLTSNKLRQLILSLRVLMKDTQKPSRIIKNQPRIGYSIHQAVKFTGSIQSHLSGMGPVPPTDPGISLMSKYSDVMDDKIQVIKGRDGLKKTIYSYFKRVLYAVNIISILLIFLLE
- a CDS encoding Flp family type IVb pilin, with translation MTMSLNNVFLMGCIKLQQAKESFRAIVTSEKGVTAIEYAVVIAGVAAVVMVIFGREGPVNEMLTNTFNTLEERINDTLQETAPESGGGE